One Panicum virgatum strain AP13 chromosome 9K, P.virgatum_v5, whole genome shotgun sequence genomic region harbors:
- the LOC120652770 gene encoding ABC transporter C family member 3-like, with protein MPSSTAAAAMAAATPAGEQSLVSVLQPLFLHGISAAAHLVLALAVAGRFLFRRLTLSGGRAKDGDAGGDDAGRGAGGFRCYGVAVRTTWALAAFEALLAAYSWYAVAGAGCWSSRDAVAEQLDAAARAAAWLLLAAYLQFGFGRQRQRHQERFPAPLRLWWALFMLLSVAAAGVHAAACLDGSPVSGRSWAHDAVSVIAAVVLLAAGFLGRRDGRGHASEEPLLVGAHEAADANGGGAAGTALLTGAGFLSVLTFSWMAPLLAVGHTKTLVLDDVPGLEPGDRVAGLLPQFKANLEALTGDGESSGRKAVTAFKLAKALLRTVWGHVAVTVLYALVYNVATYVGPYLIDSLVQYLNGDERYASQGHLLVLAFIAAKVLECLSQGQWNFRMQQAGMRARSALVAVVYQKSLALSSQSRRSRTNGEMINIISVDADRVGIFAWYMHDLWLVPLQVGMAMFILYSTLGLASLAALGATVVTMLANVPPGKMQEKFQEKLMGSKDVRMKATSEILQNMRILKLQAWEMRFLSKIIELRKTETNWLKKYLYTSAMVTFVFWGTPTFVAVVTFGACVLMGIPLESGKVLSALATFRVLQEPIYVLPDAISMVIQTKVSLDRVASFLCLEELLRDAVRRMPSGSSEFAINISDGFFSWEASPEVPMLKDLNIKVRPGMRVAVCGTVGSGKSSLLSCILGEIPKLSGEVQICGTTAYVSQSAWIQSGKIQENILFGKEMNKEKYDRVLESCSLNKDLEILPFGDQTVIGERGINLSGGQKQRIQIARALYQDTDIYLFDDPFSAVDAHTGSHLFKECLLGDLASKTVVYVTHQIEFLPSADLILVMKDGRIAQAGKYDEILCSGEEFMELVGAHKDALTTLDAINAMNRGNMSSSCSDTAKLKLSRSLSSSEKKDKANEDEGNAQSGQLVQEEEREKGRVGFWVYWNYLILAYRGALVPFVLLAQILFQVLQIVSNYWMAWAAPVSKYIEPTVSMSTLLYVYVALALGSSLCILVRSLFLATVAYKTATLLFNKMHMSIFRAPMSFFDSTPSGRILNRASTDQSEVDTNIAGQMGSVAFSIIQLVGIVAVMSQVAWQVFVVFIPVFAACVWYQRYYIDTARELQRLVGVCKAPIIQHFAESITGSTTIRSFGKENQFVATNSYLMDAYSQPKFYSTGAREWLCFRLDVFSSLIFAFSLIFLINLPTGLIDPGIAGLAVTYGLNLNILQASVVWSLCTLENKIISVERILQYISIPAEPPLFMSGDKLDHNWPSNGEIQLYNLHVKYAPQLPFVLKGLTVTFPGGMKTGIVGRTGCGKSTLIQALFRLVDPAIGQILIDDVDIGTIGLHDLRSRLSIIPQEPTMFEGTIRSNLDPLGEYTDNQIWEALNCCQLGDEVGKKELQLDSPVLENGENWSVGQRQLVCLGRVILKRSKVLVLDEATASVDTATDNLIQKTLRQQFLETTVITIAHRITSVLDSDMVLLLDDGVVVERDTPTKLLEDRSSLFSKLVSEYTMRSMHT; from the exons ATGCCCTCCTCGACCGCCGCGGccgcgatggcggcggcaacgCCGGCCGGCGAGCAATCCCTCGTTTCCGTCCTCCAACCGCTGTTCCTTCACGGCATTAGCGCCGCGGCGCACCTCGTcctcgcgctcgccgtcgcgggGCGCTTCCTCTTCCGCCGCCTCACCctctccggcggccgcgccaAGGACGGGGACGCGGGAGGAGAcgacgccggccgcggcgcaggCGGGTTCCGGTGCTACGGGGTCGCGGTCCGcaccacgtgggcgctggcggCGTTCgaggccctcctcgccgcgtaCTCGTGGTATGCGGTCGCTGGCGCCGGCTGCTGGTCGTCGCGCGACGCGGTCGCGGAACAgttggacgcggcggcgcgcgcggcggcgtggctgctgctcgccgcgtACCTGCAGTTCGGCTtcgggcggcagcggcagcggcaccaGGAGCGGTTCCCGGCGCCGCTCAGGCTCTGGTGGGCGCTGTTCATGCTgctctccgtcgccgccgccggcgtccacgcGGCGGCGTGCCTCGACGGGTCCCCCGTGTCCGGTCGGTCGTGGGCGCACGACGCCGTCTCTGTTATCGCAGCAGTGGTTCTACTCGCAGCCGGGTTCCTCGGAAGGAGGGATGGACGCGGCCATGCTTCCGAGGAGCCTCTGCTGGTCGGCGCGCACGAGGCGGCCGAtgcgaacggcggcggcgccgcaggCACGGCCTTGCTCACCGGCGCCGGCTTTCTTAGCGTGCTCACCTTCTCGTGGATGGctcccctgctcgccgtcggccACACGAAGACCCTCGTCCTGGACGACGTcccggggctcgaacccggcgACCGCGTCGCTGGCCTGCTCCCGCAGTTCAAGGCCAACCTCGAGGCgctcaccggcgacggcgaAAGCTCCGGCCGAAAGGCCGTCACGGCGTTCAAGCTCGCCAAAGCCCTGCTGCGCACCGTGTGGGGGCACGTCGCGGTGACCGTGCTCTACGCGCTGGTCTACAACGTGGCCACCTACGTCGGCCCGTACCTCATAGACTCCCTGGTGCAGTATCTCAATGGCGACGAGAGGTACGCGAGCCAGGGGCATCTCCTTGTCCTCGCCTTCATCGCCGCCAAGGTGCTCGAGTGCCTGTCGCAGGGGCAGTGGAACTTCCGCATGCAGCAGGCCGGGATGCGCGCGCGGTCGGCGCTCGTCGCCGTCGTGTACCAGAAGAGCCTCGCGCTCTCCAGCCAGTCGAGGCGGAGCCGCACCAACGGGGAGATGATCAACATCATCAGCGTCGACGCCGACCGCGTCGGCATCTTCGCGTGGTACATGCACGACCTCTGGCTGGTGCCGCTGCAGGTGGGCATGGCAATGTTCATCCTGTACTCCACCCTCGGGCTCGCCTCGCTCGCGGCGCTCGGCGCCACCGTGGTCACCATGCTGGCCAATGTGCCCCCGGGAAAAATGCAGGAGAAGTTCCAGGAGAAGCTGATGGGCAGCAAGGACGTCAGGATGAAGGCGACGTCGGAGATCCTGCAAAACATGAGGATCTTGAAGCTGCAGGCGTGGGAGATGAGATTCTTGTCCAAGATCATCGAGCTGAGGAAGACGGAGACGAATTGGCTGAAGAAATACCTCTACACATCGGCCATGGTGACCTTCGTGTTCTGGGGGACCCCGACCTTCGTTGCTGTGGTGACCTTCGGAGCTTGCGTGCTCATGGGGATCCCGTTGGAGTCAGGGAAGGTGCTGTCTGCATTGGCTACATTCCGGGTGCTGCAGGAGCCGATATATGTCCTTCCTGACGCTATCTCAATGGTGATTCAGACCAAGGTGTCCCTTGACAGGGTAGCATCATTCCTATGCCTCGAGGAGCTGCTGCGTGATGCTGTGCGGAGGATGCCAAGTGGTAGCTCTGAATTTGCAATCAACATCAGCGATGGGTTCTTCTCTTGGGAAGCCTCACCCGAAGTGCCAATGCTGAAAGACCTGAACATCAAAGTTAGGCCAGGTATGCGTGTTGCAGTCTGTGGAACAGTTGGCTCCGGCAAATCTAGCTTGCTATCCTGTATTCTTGGTGAGATCCCAAAGTTATCAGGAGAGGTTCAGATATGTGGGACGACAGCATATGTCAGCCAGTCAGCATGGATACAGAGCGGCAAAATTCAGGAGAATATACTGTTTGGCAAGGAGATGAACAAAGAGAAGTATGACAGGGTCCTTGAGTCATGCTCCCTGAACAAAGACTTGGAGATCTTGCCATTTGGTGACCAGACGGTCATTGGCGAGCGAGGCATCAACCTTAGTGGCGGACAGAAGCAAAGGATTCAGATAGCCCGCGCTTTGTATCAGGATACTGATATCTATTTGTTCGATGATCCATTCAGTGCAGTTGATGCGCATACAGGATCCCACCTTTTTAAG GAATGCTTGCTTGGGGATTTGGCTTCAAAAACAGTGGTTTATGTCACACATCAGATTGAATTTCTACCTTCTGCTGATCTCATTCTT GTCATGAAAGATGGGAGAATAGCGCAAGCAGGGAAATACGACGAGATACTGTGTTCAGGGGAAGAGTTCATGGAGCTAGTTGGTGCTCACAAGGATGCTCTAACAACATTGGACGCGATTAATGCCATGAATAGAGGCAATATGTCCTCGTCTTGCAGTGACACAGCAAAGTTGAAGCTATCCAGATCACTGTCATCATCTGAGAAGAAAGATAAAGCTAACGAAGATGAAGGCAATGCTCAGAGTGGGCAACTGGTGCAAGAAGAGGAAAGGGAGAAAGGCAGGGTGGGGTTCTGGGTCTACTGGAATTACCTCATCCTAGCTTATAGGGGAGCCCTTGTACCGTTTGTGTTGCTAGCGCAGATACTTTTTCAAGTACTTCAAATTGTGAGTAATTACTGGATGGCATGGGCAGCTCCCGTGTCGAAGTATATCGAGCCTACAGTGAGCATGTCGACACTGCTATATGTCTATGTCGCCTTGGCTCTTGGGAGCTCATTGTGCATCCTCGTAAGATCCCTGTTCCTTGCAACAGTTGCATACAAGACAGCGACTTTGTTATTCAACAAGATGCATATGTCCATATTCAGAGCTCCTATGTCTTTCTTCGATTCCACTCCGAGTGGGCGCATTTTGAACAGG GCTTCAACTGATCAAAGCGAAGTGGATACCAACATTGCTGGCCAGATGGGCTCGGTGGCATTTTCCATCATTCAGCTTGTTGGAATTGTAGCGGTTATGTCTCAGGTTGCATGGCAGGTCTTTGTTGTTTTCATTCCTGTATTTGCTGCTTGTGTCTGGTATCAG AGATACTACATAGATACAGCCAGGGAGCTGCAAAGGCTAGTAGGAGTTTGCAAAGCTCCTATCATACAGCATTTTGCAGAATCAATAACAGGATCAACTACCATTAGAAGTTTCGGCAAGGAAAATCAGTTTGTGGCAACTAATAGCTACCTAATGGATGCTTACTCTCAACCAAAATTCTACAGCACGGGCGCAAGGGAGTGGCTTTGCTTCCGTTTGGATGTGTTCTCATCTCTTATATTTGCCTTCTCTTTGATATTTTTGATCAATCTGCCAACAGGTCTCATCGATCCAG GTATCGCTGGTCTTGCTGTCACATATGGACTTAATCTGAACATCCTGCAAGCCTCGGTTGTCTGGAGTTTGTGCACTTTGGAGAACAAGATTATTTCAGTAGAGAGAATTCTACAATATATAAGCATTCCAGCAGAGCCCCCGCTTTTCATGTCAGGAGATAAGTTGGATCATAACTGGCCATCTAATGGAGAAATTCAGCTCTACAATCTCCAT GTGAAATATGCCCCACAACTTCCATTTGTTCTGAAGGGCCTTACAGTCACTTTTCCTGGGGGCATGAAGACTGGAATTGTTGGAAGAACAGGATGCGGCAAATCAACCCTCATTCAGGCCCTTTTCCGACTTGTGGACCCTGCTATTGGTCAGATACTAATAGATGACGTCGATATTGGCACCATTGGATTGCATGATCTGAGATCCAGACTGAGCATCATCCCACAAGAGCCAACAATGTTTGAGGGAACTATTAGAAGTAATCTTGATCCTCTTGGGGAGTACACTGATAATCAAATCTGGGAG GCCTTGAATTGTTGTCAGCTAGGGGACGAAgttgggaagaaggagctgCAGCTTGATTCACCAG TGTTAGAGAACGGTGAGAACTGGAGCGTAGGCCAGCGTCAGCTTGTCTGTCTTGGTAGGGTAATTCTGAAACGGAGTAAGGTCCTTGTTCTGGACGAAGCCACTGCTTCAGTGGATACAGCAACAGACAACTTGATCCAGAAAACGTTGAGGCAGCAGTTTTTGGAGACAACGGTCATCACGATTGCGCACAGAATTACTTCGGTTCTTGACAGTGACATGGTGCTGCTTCTCGATGACG GTGTAGTTGTTGAGCGCGACACGCCCACCAAATTGCTGGAGGACAGGTCGTCTCTGTTCTCAAAGCTCGTTTCAGAATATACGATGAGGTCCATGCACACATAG
- the LOC120652771 gene encoding uncharacterized protein LOC120652771, translating to MSRLAAAALRRGVAASRDPSSSLLAASAPGSARLFSADASGEAAASGADSQNDPFLKASSEGLAYGRFYSTIGMGNRLEKTMLKTDIIHQLDRCGLSLDDVKMDYNRAFTPLGALLRFPSKAAFTTAIRQTSQNRLYKMEAITPDVWDLKQSFDGKAVLLQGVPRNALPEDIERFLCGTNFEPPPFESFLRPGVPEPIRMVLVKFRTKTNAMNAFIAKNRSFCLNNQVSMRVLQ from the exons ATGTCGaggctcgcggccgccgccctccgccgcggcgtcgccgcATCGAGAGATCCCTCCTCCTCGCTCCTGGCCGCTTCCGCGCCGGGGTCCGCTCGGCTCTTCTCCGCAGATGCATCCGGCGAAGCCGCGGCCTCTGGCGCGGACTCGCAGAACGACCCTTTCCTCAAGGCATCCAGCGAAG GATTGGCCTATGGAAGGTTCTACAGTACCATTGGCATGGGAAACCGTCTTGAAAAGACCATGTTGAAAACAGACATTATCCATCAACTTGACAGATGTGGATTGTCACTGGATGATGTGAAGATGGATTACAACAGGGCATTTACTCCGTTGGGCGC TTTATTGAGGTTTCCTTCAAAGGCAGCGTTTACCACAGCAATTAGGCAAACAAGTCAGAATCGTCTATACAAGATGGAAGCG ATAACACCTGATGTGTGGGATCTCAAACAATCTTTTGATGGAAAAGCT GTACTATTGCAAGGAGTTCCACGAAACGCCCTGCCAGAGGACATAGAACGCTTTCTGTGTGGCACTAACTTTGAACCTCCACCATTTGAAAGCTTCCTCAG ACCTGGTGTCCCAGAGCCCATAAGAATGGTGCTGGTTAAATTCCGTACAAAGACCAATGCGATGAATGCCTTCATTGCCAAAAACAGGAGTTTCTGTCTGAACAATCAAGTTAGCATGCGTGTTCTTCAGTAA
- the LOC120652772 gene encoding uncharacterized protein LOC120652772 codes for MRWPPPISLRRGPFLLLALLFALYSIPGTFSLRFVTFDTVEIFTTHEWFGKPTVYFRCNGENKTYLPDVKEAHTLYTFKGEESWQPLTELPEKKCKRCGLYEEDTFKADVFDEWEMCSSDFKDGKYTRLKENQFNATFLCPNCTASAGAHGNRETSSEVETNKASVLVIIIVSVLASVLVIIALFLGYKYWQKKKRERDQARFLKLFEEGDDLEDELGLSNEF; via the exons atGAGGTGGCCGCCGCCGATCTCGCTTCGCCGcggccccttcctcctcctcgcccttcTCTTCGCCCTCTACTCGATTCCTG GGACTTTTTCATTGAGGTTCGTCACATTCGATACTGTTGAGATATTTACTACTCATGAATGGTTTGGCAAGCCAACAGTGTATTTCCGTTGCAATGGAGAGAACAAGACATATTTGCCAGACGTGAAGGAGGCACACACGCTGTACACCTTTAAGGGTGAAGAATCATGGCAG CCGTTAACAGAGCTTCCAGAAAAGAAATGCAAGCGATGTGGTTTGTATGAAGAGGATACATTTAAAGCTGATGTGTTTGATGAATGGGAGATGTGTTCCAGTGATTTCAAGGATGGAAAATACACCCGATTAAAGGAAAACCAGTTCAATGCAACGTTCCTATGCCCAAACTGCACTGCTTCTGCTG GTGCCCATGGAAACCGTGAGACTAGCTCCGAGGTGGAAACTAATAAGGCATCTGTTCTGGTTATCATCATAGTTAGTGTTCTTGCTTCAGTCCTTGTCATCATTGCCTTGTTTTTGGGCTACAAGTACtggcagaagaagaagagggagcgtGACCAGGCTCGATTCCTCAAGCTCTTTGAAGAGGGAGATGACCTTGAAGATGAACTGGGCCTTAGCAATGAGTTCTAA